In uncultured Desulfuromusa sp., a genomic segment contains:
- a CDS encoding nuclease-related domain-containing protein produces MQTITSMAIPIALYLFGIFSFTFPLVWLQKRRQKGKKSPLSGHLLRSPGTSLQARIENLNLDIMAYIAVFPTFPLLIYSVYLPLMQAEKTTNLSDFIILASVFGVFLWVGFKVYRLMTERNNCRLGLDAEMAVGQELNQLMVEGCRVYHDFPAENFNIDHIVVGPTGVFSVETKGRTKALKRKGKVDATVTYDGKLLQFPNSYETEPLLQAQRQADWLRVWLTSAVGDSVYTQPVLVLPGWYVVRKADRPIKVISGKEAYSLAKPSGIHLSGEMVKRIAHQVEQRCRDVEPIAYRQEKKGIG; encoded by the coding sequence ATGCAAACCATAACTTCTATGGCAATCCCTATCGCATTGTATTTGTTCGGGATTTTCAGCTTCACATTTCCTCTTGTCTGGCTGCAGAAACGTAGGCAAAAAGGGAAGAAATCACCGTTAAGTGGTCATTTGTTGCGCAGCCCAGGGACATCACTACAAGCCCGGATTGAAAATCTGAATTTGGATATTATGGCTTATATTGCGGTTTTCCCGACCTTTCCTCTGCTGATCTATTCAGTTTATCTTCCCCTGATGCAGGCCGAAAAAACCACTAATCTGAGTGATTTTATCATTCTTGCCAGCGTTTTTGGGGTGTTTCTTTGGGTTGGCTTTAAAGTCTACCGATTGATGACTGAAAGAAATAACTGCCGTTTGGGGCTCGATGCAGAAATGGCTGTGGGGCAAGAACTGAATCAGCTGATGGTGGAAGGTTGTCGCGTGTACCATGACTTCCCCGCTGAAAATTTCAATATTGACCACATTGTGGTTGGGCCGACGGGTGTGTTTTCCGTTGAGACAAAAGGGCGAACAAAAGCGTTGAAACGAAAAGGGAAGGTTGATGCAACTGTTACCTATGACGGAAAGTTGCTGCAATTTCCTAATTCGTATGAAACCGAACCGTTATTGCAGGCGCAACGGCAGGCGGACTGGCTTAGAGTATGGTTAACCAGCGCAGTTGGTGACTCCGTGTATACTCAGCCGGTGTTGGTTCTCCCTGGGTGGTATGTTGTGCGTAAAGCGGATCGCCCAATAAAAGTGATCAGCGGTAAAGAGGCTTATTCCCTGGCAAAACCAAGTGGTATCCATCTGAGTGGTGAAATGGTTAAACGGATTGCCCATCAGGTGGAACAGCGTTGCCGCGATGTTGAGCCGATTGCGTATCGACAAGAAAAAAAAGGAATAGGCTAA
- a CDS encoding phage holin family protein — MSGLFLRWLILSTAIMISAYLFPGVDVDGFGTALFAALVLGILNAFFRPILIILTLPINILTLGLFTFIINAFLLMMTSGVIGGLHVSGFGAALLGSLIISLVSWGLSSFISDRGRVESMDIELHRKRGDHWE; from the coding sequence ATGTCTGGTTTGTTTCTAAGATGGCTCATTCTTTCAACCGCTATCATGATTTCTGCCTATCTCTTTCCCGGTGTTGATGTGGATGGGTTTGGAACCGCTCTGTTTGCTGCCTTGGTGTTAGGCATTCTCAATGCTTTTTTCAGGCCTATTTTGATTATTCTAACGTTGCCGATCAACATTCTCACTCTGGGCCTTTTTACTTTTATCATTAATGCCTTTCTGCTGATGATGACCTCTGGTGTCATCGGCGGGCTCCATGTGTCCGGATTTGGTGCTGCACTTCTGGGTTCGCTGATCATCAGTCTGGTCAGTTGGGGACTCAGTTCATTTATCAGTGATCGCGGACGGGTTGAATCCATGGATATTGAGCTGCACCGTAAACGTGGTGACCATTGGGAATAA
- a CDS encoding SseB family protein, translating into MTKLDDAVKLCTEDGQQQSKFYELFLNSLFYVPILQEEGASVQEEGALPLLVEANDKTYLMLFDTVGRLTRWANEDAKYLGVTGHGITEMSSSNIYWAMNYGTEQQKFFDPEEIKWLKTVVDEANEKNKQKTTVENGDKQDIEGE; encoded by the coding sequence ATGACCAAGCTCGATGATGCTGTTAAACTCTGTACTGAAGATGGTCAACAGCAATCGAAATTTTACGAATTGTTTCTGAATTCCCTTTTTTATGTCCCGATTTTGCAGGAAGAGGGCGCTTCAGTGCAGGAAGAGGGCGCATTACCTCTGCTGGTTGAAGCCAATGATAAGACCTATTTGATGTTGTTTGATACCGTTGGCAGATTGACCCGGTGGGCTAATGAAGATGCCAAATATCTTGGTGTCACCGGTCATGGGATCACTGAGATGTCTTCTTCGAATATCTACTGGGCGATGAATTATGGGACTGAACAGCAGAAATTTTTCGATCCGGAAGAAATTAAGTGGCTCAAAACGGTTGTCGATGAAGCGAATGAAAAAAATAAGCAAAAAACAACCGTAGAGAATGGAGACAAGCAAGATATAGAAGGTGAGTAA
- a CDS encoding aspartyl protease family protein, whose product MLTIIVGLCTATTVSAQMYRWVDANGQLHFSNSPQSVPDNIRNKNNEYTPDSSSITINNDVDRTELKKSKSNNSSARKDSISIPYTAREGFADRVIINVRFNGRVTVPMMVDTGSPGLVISESLADRLNLFDEESGRLMVMISGIGGRKTATRTIIDKITIGEITEKFIPAHIVSGMSSGHYYGLIGMDVLSSYTMTIDPVQRKLIAHLIPSAQNQPAGRSRAWWMSNFREFGFYQQFWQQQEEMIGKSDSPYSRLSTGEQKRVEEFILQQKSTADALYEQLERYAGYNGVPRHWRR is encoded by the coding sequence TTGCTGACTATCATTGTTGGCCTCTGCACAGCAACAACGGTCAGTGCCCAGATGTATCGTTGGGTTGATGCTAACGGGCAACTCCATTTTTCCAATTCTCCGCAAAGTGTTCCTGATAATATCCGCAATAAAAACAATGAGTATACTCCTGATAGTTCAAGTATCACTATAAATAATGATGTTGACCGAACTGAGTTAAAGAAATCAAAAAGCAACAACTCCTCAGCCCGGAAAGATTCTATTTCAATTCCCTATACAGCCAGAGAGGGATTTGCTGACCGGGTGATTATTAATGTGAGATTTAATGGCAGAGTGACGGTACCAATGATGGTCGACACCGGATCGCCGGGCCTGGTTATTTCCGAGAGTCTGGCCGATCGCCTTAACCTCTTTGATGAAGAATCCGGCAGGCTTATGGTGATGATTTCCGGTATTGGTGGTCGAAAAACTGCAACCAGAACCATTATCGACAAGATAACAATAGGGGAGATAACCGAAAAGTTCATCCCTGCGCATATTGTCTCAGGAATGTCTTCGGGGCATTATTATGGCTTGATTGGCATGGATGTTCTGTCCAGCTACACCATGACCATTGATCCGGTCCAGCGCAAATTAATCGCACATCTTATACCATCAGCGCAGAATCAACCTGCAGGCCGCAGTAGGGCATGGTGGATGTCGAACTTCAGGGAGTTTGGCTTTTACCAGCAATTCTGGCAGCAACAGGAAGAGATGATCGGCAAAAGCGATTCTCCATATTCAAGGCTTTCTACCGGTGAACAAAAACGGGTGGAGGAATTTATTTTACAGCAGAAGTCGACTGCAGACGCACTCTATGAACAATTGGAACGTTATGCCGGTTACAATGGTGTCCCACGGCACTGGAGACGTTAA
- a CDS encoding AAA family ATPase: protein MSKAKKLFIAAIDKNAGKTTTSIALMALALKKYDRVGYIKPFGGQTVEYRGRVVDKDVALMAQVFGLNRDLDFMSPVVLSSDTTHKVVDGLISPQDLQDRIVHACNQLEKKCDFLLIEGSGHPGVGSVMQISNAHIARLLNAPVLMVTGGGLGNVVDRLAMTQLLFEKEQVDVKAILVNMLVPEKRDRSLDYLTRALKDETFKVIGGFDYQPILANPTLRRISAVLDLPLHGNKRESQRIIHSVQVGAASTQRVAELIQEPSIIILTSSRDELIVTLSHLYKMPHYKDLIVGMVISGATAINSMTQQILDDTNIPYIRAEKMITAELYHTINKDVSKIVAEDREKLDLIKKLAEKRFDFDVIDELIST from the coding sequence ATGAGCAAGGCAAAAAAATTATTTATAGCGGCGATTGATAAAAATGCCGGAAAAACGACAACGAGCATAGCGCTGATGGCTCTTGCTTTGAAGAAATATGATCGGGTCGGCTATATCAAGCCCTTTGGTGGACAGACAGTCGAGTATCGGGGACGCGTAGTCGACAAGGATGTTGCTTTGATGGCTCAAGTTTTTGGTCTGAACAGAGATCTGGATTTTATGTCGCCGGTTGTTCTGTCTTCTGATACGACGCATAAGGTGGTAGACGGACTGATTTCTCCTCAAGATCTTCAAGACAGGATCGTACATGCCTGCAATCAACTTGAAAAGAAGTGTGATTTTCTCCTCATCGAAGGCTCCGGGCATCCGGGCGTTGGTTCTGTTATGCAGATTTCCAATGCTCACATCGCTCGTTTGCTTAATGCTCCTGTTCTTATGGTCACCGGCGGCGGTTTGGGTAATGTCGTAGATAGACTGGCTATGACGCAACTTTTGTTTGAAAAGGAACAGGTTGATGTCAAGGCGATCCTCGTCAATATGCTTGTTCCGGAAAAGAGGGATAGAAGCCTTGATTACTTGACACGTGCATTGAAAGACGAAACATTTAAAGTGATCGGTGGCTTCGACTATCAACCGATTCTGGCAAATCCAACCCTTAGACGTATTTCAGCGGTCCTTGATCTGCCTTTACATGGAAATAAACGTGAATCACAGCGAATTATCCATAGTGTTCAGGTCGGTGCAGCGTCGACCCAGCGGGTTGCGGAACTGATTCAGGAACCGTCAATCATTATTCTCACAAGCAGCAGGGACGAATTGATTGTAACTCTGTCACATCTCTACAAAATGCCTCACTATAAAGACTTGATCGTGGGGATGGTGATTTCCGGGGCAACAGCTATCAACTCAATGACTCAGCAAATTCTGGATGACACCAACATTCCCTATATCAGAGCAGAGAAAATGATTACAGCAGAGCTGTATCATACCATCAATAAAGATGTATCCAAAATAGTTGCCGAAGATAGGGAGAAGCTCGATCTGATTAAAAAACTGGCTGAAAAACGCTTTGACTTTGATGTGATAGATGAATTGATTTCGACCTAA
- a CDS encoding NADPH:quinone reductase translates to MQAIQVHNFGGPEVMQLEEVPDLVPAANQLKIEVKAVGVNPVDTYIRAGVYPLKPELPYTPGKDAAGVVTEVGSAVKHRKVGDRIYVCGCPSGSYAQQLICDEDQAFSLPDNVDFSSGAALGVPYSTAYYALNFRAHALPGETVLIHGASGSVGIAAIQIAKAKGLRVIGTAGTQQGLELIKSQGVIAALNHRTENYLDALEELTCGQGVNVILEMLANVNLDTDLKLLAKFGRIVVIGNRGRIEIDPRDTMGKNASIHGMSLFNADAKAMNQIHAAIKAGLIDGRYKQIIHSELPLADAAKAHDLVMQEGVYGKIVLIP, encoded by the coding sequence ATGCAAGCAATACAAGTTCATAACTTTGGCGGTCCGGAAGTGATGCAACTGGAAGAGGTTCCAGACCTTGTCCCGGCTGCAAATCAGTTGAAAATTGAAGTGAAGGCCGTCGGAGTGAATCCGGTTGACACCTATATTCGTGCAGGTGTTTATCCACTTAAGCCGGAATTACCGTATACTCCGGGAAAAGATGCTGCAGGCGTTGTGACCGAGGTCGGTTCAGCTGTCAAACATCGAAAAGTGGGTGATCGTATTTATGTTTGTGGATGTCCGTCCGGAAGCTATGCCCAGCAACTTATCTGCGATGAAGATCAGGCTTTCAGTTTGCCGGATAATGTTGATTTTTCGTCTGGAGCAGCACTTGGAGTGCCATATAGTACAGCTTATTATGCTCTTAATTTTCGCGCTCATGCATTACCAGGCGAAACAGTCCTGATTCATGGAGCCAGTGGCTCAGTCGGAATTGCAGCGATTCAGATCGCCAAAGCCAAAGGACTCCGTGTTATTGGTACCGCAGGAACGCAACAGGGTTTGGAGCTGATCAAATCCCAGGGTGTCATTGCGGCGCTCAATCATAGGACTGAAAACTACCTTGATGCCCTGGAAGAATTAACCTGCGGTCAAGGGGTCAATGTTATTCTGGAAATGCTGGCCAACGTTAATCTTGATACTGATCTTAAGCTGCTGGCCAAATTCGGCAGGATTGTCGTCATCGGCAACCGTGGCAGAATTGAAATCGATCCGCGCGATACCATGGGTAAAAATGCATCAATTCATGGCATGTCCTTATTTAATGCAGACGCAAAAGCCATGAATCAAATTCATGCAGCGATCAAGGCTGGACTTATTGACGGACGCTATAAGCAAATCATTCATTCAGAATTACCACTTGCTGATGCGGCAAAAGCTCATGACCTTGTTATGCAGGAGGGCGTTTACGGGAAGATTGTTCTTATCCCTTAA
- the recG gene encoding ATP-dependent DNA helicase RecG, translated as MTPGCSSACQHENLNIALDHLHGVGPRMLPKLQKLGLNTIEDALYHLPVRYEDRRQFKKINRLTDNQQEVFLGTVLASGEAVTSRSRRRIYEVIVGDESGKISLKWFRYRKPWLQKRFPVGQQAIFIGEVKRFSAIREIHHPDSELIRSGQDINQLLTSDPLLFGRILPVYSLTEGLTQKQARKIWYQLIQEYARFAMTFIPPEVQQKYRLLPTTEALRLVHWPDDTLDLKDLNGGHDRARHSLVFDEFFYLELGLALKRAGVQLEEGIAFKFEHKFTIPLNKMLPFRLTEAQRRVLGEIKHDMMAPQPMHRLLQGDVGSGKTLVALMAALIAIENQAQVAVVAPTEILAEQHYQTFRSWLDKLGLKTGLLQGNMSVVAKRSLLEDIANGDIDLIVGTHAVLQEGVEFHTLGLGIVDEQHRFGVRQRSLLKHKGANPDILVMTATPIPRTLSMTLYGDLSVSIIDQLPPGRKPITTELFRSSHRHQAYQRIRQELEQGRQAYIVYPLVEESEKSDLQAATVAAETFTTEIFPDFKIGLLHGRMKTAEKDQVMNEFRLGKVQLLVSTTVIEVGVDVPNATVMMIEHADRFGLSQLHQLRGRVGRGAEKSYCLLIPSEHYSDDARRRLHVMVETEDGFRIAEADLDIRGPGDFLGTRQAGLPDLRVANLLKDRRILEQARQEAFAYVDKTNQLRTAESEPVKRELIRRWGGRLELAAIG; from the coding sequence ATGACTCCCGGTTGCTCTTCTGCTTGCCAGCATGAAAACCTCAATATAGCACTCGATCATCTTCACGGTGTTGGGCCGAGAATGCTCCCCAAGTTACAAAAACTTGGCCTGAACACCATTGAAGATGCACTTTACCACCTTCCTGTCCGCTATGAAGATCGCCGTCAATTTAAAAAAATTAACCGTTTAACTGACAATCAACAAGAGGTTTTTCTGGGAACCGTTCTTGCCTCGGGTGAAGCTGTCACCAGTCGCAGTCGGCGGCGTATTTACGAAGTCATCGTTGGTGATGAAAGTGGCAAGATTTCTTTAAAATGGTTTCGTTACCGCAAACCCTGGTTACAAAAACGCTTTCCTGTCGGCCAACAGGCCATTTTTATTGGAGAAGTTAAGCGTTTTTCCGCGATTCGCGAAATCCATCATCCCGATTCTGAACTCATACGTTCTGGTCAGGATATTAATCAGTTACTCACCTCAGATCCTCTCCTTTTTGGTCGAATTCTCCCCGTCTATTCCCTGACAGAAGGGTTAACCCAAAAACAGGCCCGTAAAATATGGTATCAGCTGATCCAGGAGTATGCCCGGTTTGCAATGACATTTATCCCCCCCGAAGTTCAGCAAAAGTATCGACTTCTACCGACCACAGAAGCTCTGAGATTAGTTCATTGGCCAGATGACACTTTAGACCTGAAAGATCTGAATGGCGGTCATGATCGCGCCCGACATTCGTTGGTTTTTGATGAATTTTTCTATCTTGAACTCGGGTTGGCATTGAAAAGGGCAGGGGTGCAACTGGAAGAGGGAATTGCTTTTAAGTTCGAGCATAAATTCACTATTCCCCTGAACAAGATGCTGCCATTCAGATTAACAGAGGCGCAACGCCGGGTTCTGGGTGAAATCAAGCACGACATGATGGCTCCACAGCCGATGCACCGCTTATTACAGGGTGATGTCGGCAGCGGAAAAACTCTCGTTGCGTTAATGGCAGCGCTGATTGCAATAGAAAACCAGGCCCAGGTTGCAGTTGTCGCACCGACAGAAATTCTGGCAGAACAGCATTATCAGACATTCAGATCCTGGCTCGACAAGCTTGGTTTGAAAACAGGCTTACTGCAAGGAAACATGTCCGTTGTTGCCAAACGATCGCTACTTGAAGATATTGCCAACGGTGATATTGACCTGATTGTCGGAACCCATGCAGTGTTGCAGGAAGGGGTTGAGTTTCACACTCTGGGTTTGGGAATTGTAGATGAACAACACCGTTTCGGTGTTCGTCAACGCAGTCTGTTAAAACATAAAGGTGCGAATCCCGACATCTTGGTCATGACGGCAACGCCCATTCCTCGCACTTTATCTATGACTTTATATGGTGATCTCTCAGTATCAATCATTGACCAGCTGCCACCTGGAAGAAAGCCAATTACAACAGAGCTATTTCGTTCATCTCATCGCCATCAGGCATACCAGAGGATACGTCAGGAATTGGAACAGGGAAGACAGGCCTATATTGTTTATCCACTGGTTGAAGAATCCGAAAAAAGTGATTTACAGGCGGCAACCGTTGCTGCAGAAACATTTACAACTGAAATTTTTCCGGATTTTAAAATCGGTTTGCTTCACGGGCGAATGAAAACAGCAGAAAAAGATCAGGTGATGAATGAATTCCGATTGGGTAAAGTTCAGCTGTTGGTTTCAACAACAGTGATTGAAGTCGGCGTAGACGTGCCAAATGCGACAGTCATGATGATTGAGCATGCCGATCGTTTTGGCCTTTCGCAATTGCATCAGCTTCGTGGTCGTGTCGGCAGGGGGGCTGAAAAAAGTTACTGCCTGTTGATTCCTTCGGAGCATTATAGCGATGATGCCCGCCGAAGGTTACACGTCATGGTGGAGACTGAAGACGGATTTCGTATTGCCGAAGCCGATCTGGACATACGTGGTCCCGGTGATTTTCTTGGCACCCGGCAGGCTGGATTGCCGGATCTGCGCGTTGCCAATCTGCTTAAAGATAGACGCATTCTGGAGCAGGCTCGGCAGGAAGCGTTCGCGTATGTTGATAAGACAAATCAACTGAGAACGGCAGAATCAGAACCGGTCAAAAGAGAATTGATACGACGCTGGGGCGGCAGACTTGAATTGGCGGCAATAGGGTGA
- a CDS encoding DUF1858 domain-containing protein, producing the protein MAQKITKDMTFYQVLQMSPAVSKVLDKFNLDCGECLGASTESLAQGAKAHGLDIEEILLELNSIFKD; encoded by the coding sequence ATGGCTCAAAAAATAACTAAAGACATGACATTTTATCAGGTTTTGCAGATGAGTCCTGCCGTTTCCAAGGTTCTTGATAAATTCAATCTTGACTGTGGAGAATGTCTGGGGGCTTCGACGGAATCTCTCGCCCAGGGAGCCAAAGCTCATGGCCTTGATATTGAAGAAATTCTTCTTGAGCTGAATTCCATTTTTAAAGATTGA
- the greA gene encoding transcription elongation factor GreA, with protein sequence MEESVPMTIEGHQKLQDELKQLVRFERPKVVQDIAEARSHGDLSENAEYDAAKDRQGFVEGRIKELNHKIAMAQVIDPATIKTDKIVFGAKVTLIDIDTDKEVTYQIVGVDEADIKVGKISISSPVGRALVGHRVDEEVNINVPSGVKVYEVTNIEYS encoded by the coding sequence ATGGAAGAATCAGTTCCGATGACCATCGAGGGGCATCAAAAGTTGCAGGATGAATTAAAGCAACTGGTGAGGTTTGAGCGACCAAAAGTCGTTCAGGATATAGCTGAAGCAAGAAGTCATGGTGATCTTTCTGAAAATGCAGAATATGATGCCGCCAAAGACAGGCAGGGATTTGTCGAAGGTCGGATCAAAGAACTGAATCATAAAATTGCCATGGCGCAGGTGATTGATCCGGCAACCATAAAAACCGACAAGATAGTCTTCGGTGCTAAAGTTACCCTGATCGATATAGACACGGATAAAGAAGTGACTTATCAGATTGTCGGCGTTGACGAAGCAGATATCAAGGTTGGTAAAATTTCCATCAGTTCTCCCGTTGGCAGAGCTTTGGTCGGTCACAGGGTTGATGAAGAAGTGAATATCAATGTCCCATCAGGCGTCAAAGTTTACGAAGTGACCAATATTGAATATAGCTGA